Proteins from a single region of Nocardiopsis dassonvillei subsp. dassonvillei DSM 43111:
- a CDS encoding pyridoxal phosphate-dependent aminotransferase, with protein MTVTVSATLAVNEALAEKRRQGVRVLPLGFGEAGLPVHPVMRDRLTAGNGANAYGPVAGSAALREAAAGYWERRGLPTDPGLVIAGPGSKPLLYSLLLEIGGDTAIAAPSWVSYAAQSRLVGQRPVMVPTATGEGGVPQPDLLHAAVTAAREQGRAVNAVIVTVPDNPTGTVAGADTVRRLCEVARELDLIVISDEIYRDLLHPAAPGEEPAEVHSPAEYAPERTVVSTGLSKNLALGGWRIGVVRLPDSEIGHRLRGGLLGVASEIWSSPAAPVQEAAAHAFTEPAELLDHVDRSRRLHGIVAGAVTGAFARAGATVAAPRAAFYLYPDFEPVRERLAALHGVATGPDLTGLLLDRFGMGVLPAAEFGEGAEALRMRVATSLLYGDTEERRYAALAATDPLALPWIRAHLDRLDEVLGTLLPTGADTGAVLPRSAEPQAVS; from the coding sequence ATGACCGTCACTGTGTCCGCGACCCTCGCCGTCAACGAAGCGCTCGCCGAGAAGCGCCGCCAGGGAGTCCGCGTGCTCCCCCTGGGCTTCGGCGAGGCCGGACTCCCGGTCCACCCGGTCATGCGCGACCGGCTCACCGCGGGGAACGGCGCCAACGCCTACGGGCCCGTCGCCGGGTCCGCGGCCCTGCGCGAGGCCGCCGCCGGGTACTGGGAGCGCCGCGGGCTGCCCACCGACCCCGGACTGGTCATCGCCGGGCCCGGCAGCAAGCCGCTCCTGTACAGCCTCCTGCTGGAGATCGGCGGCGACACCGCGATCGCCGCGCCCAGCTGGGTCAGCTACGCCGCGCAGAGCCGCCTGGTGGGGCAGCGGCCCGTCATGGTCCCCACCGCCACCGGTGAGGGGGGCGTACCCCAGCCGGACCTGCTGCACGCCGCCGTCACCGCCGCCCGCGAGCAGGGGCGCGCGGTCAACGCCGTCATCGTCACCGTTCCCGACAACCCGACCGGCACCGTGGCCGGCGCCGACACCGTCCGGCGCCTGTGCGAGGTGGCCCGCGAACTCGACCTGATCGTCATCTCCGACGAGATCTACCGCGACCTCCTCCACCCCGCGGCCCCCGGCGAGGAGCCCGCCGAGGTGCACAGCCCCGCCGAGTACGCGCCCGAGCGCACCGTCGTCTCCACCGGGCTGAGCAAGAACCTGGCCCTGGGCGGCTGGCGCATCGGCGTCGTACGCCTGCCCGACTCCGAGATCGGCCACCGCCTGCGCGGCGGGCTGCTCGGGGTGGCCAGCGAGATCTGGTCGAGCCCGGCCGCCCCCGTCCAGGAGGCAGCGGCGCACGCCTTCACCGAACCCGCCGAACTCCTCGACCACGTCGACCGCAGCCGCCGTCTGCACGGCATCGTCGCAGGGGCGGTCACCGGGGCCTTCGCCCGCGCGGGCGCGACCGTGGCCGCGCCCCGGGCGGCCTTCTACCTCTACCCCGACTTCGAGCCGGTCCGGGAGCGGCTGGCCGCCCTCCACGGTGTGGCCACCGGCCCGGACCTGACCGGGCTGCTGCTGGACCGCTTCGGGATGGGCGTGCTGCCCGCCGCGGAGTTCGGGGAGGGCGCGGAGGCCCTGCGCATGCGGGTCGCCACCAGCCTGCTCTACGGCGACACCGAGGAACGCCGCTACGCCGCCCTCGCCGCCACGGACCCGCTGGCGCTGCCCTGGATCCGCGCACACCTGGACCGCCTCGACGAGGTCCTGGGCACGTTGCTCCCCACGGGCGCCGACACCGGGGCCGTCCTGCCCCGGTCCGCCGAACCACAGGCGGTCAGCTGA
- a CDS encoding glycosyltransferase family 4 protein produces the protein MTESFLPQVNGVTNSVCRVADLLAARGHEALVLAPGPGPSSYAGFPVVRLPSVPLPFYRDFSVGLPARRVMTAAIRAFAPDVLHLASPALLGAAAVETARRWALPTVAVFQTDLPGFAGRYRLPGGDALWSLLRRTHAAVDRTLAPSSATMEALSARGFPRLDLWRRGVDAQRFSPAHRDEELRRGLAPHGETIVGYVGRLARDKRVEMLEHVSRLRGIRLVVVGDGPERARLRRRLPDAVFTGQRTGGDLSRLYASMDVFVHTGADETFCQAVQEALASGVPVVAPASGGPLDLVVPEHNGLLYAPDSVRELRVAVGRLAHNRQVRERMARGARPSVEHRTWEAVGEQLLDHYRAVIASSAELAAREAGAEGAPSGPR, from the coding sequence GTGACGGAGTCCTTCCTCCCCCAGGTCAACGGGGTGACCAACTCCGTGTGCCGGGTCGCCGACCTGCTGGCCGCGCGCGGCCACGAGGCCCTGGTACTGGCCCCCGGGCCCGGTCCCTCCTCCTACGCGGGTTTCCCGGTGGTCCGACTCCCCTCCGTGCCCCTGCCGTTCTACCGCGACTTCTCCGTGGGGCTGCCCGCGCGGCGCGTGATGACCGCGGCGATCCGCGCCTTCGCCCCCGACGTGCTGCACCTGGCCTCGCCCGCCCTGCTCGGGGCGGCGGCCGTGGAGACCGCACGGCGGTGGGCGCTGCCGACCGTGGCGGTCTTCCAGACCGACCTCCCCGGCTTCGCCGGGCGCTACCGCCTGCCCGGCGGGGACGCCCTGTGGTCGCTGCTGCGGCGCACGCACGCCGCGGTGGACCGCACGCTGGCGCCGTCCTCGGCCACCATGGAGGCGCTGTCCGCGCGGGGGTTCCCCCGCCTGGACCTGTGGCGCCGCGGGGTCGACGCCCAGCGCTTCTCCCCCGCGCACCGCGACGAGGAACTGCGGCGCGGGCTCGCTCCCCACGGGGAGACGATCGTGGGCTACGTGGGGCGGCTGGCCAGGGACAAGCGGGTGGAGATGCTCGAACACGTGTCCCGCCTGCGCGGGATCAGGCTGGTCGTGGTGGGGGACGGCCCCGAGCGTGCGCGCCTGCGCAGGCGCCTACCCGACGCGGTGTTCACCGGGCAGCGCACCGGCGGTGACCTGTCGCGCCTGTACGCGTCCATGGACGTGTTCGTGCACACCGGGGCGGACGAGACGTTCTGCCAGGCCGTCCAGGAGGCGCTGGCCTCGGGGGTGCCGGTGGTGGCCCCCGCCTCGGGCGGGCCGCTGGACCTGGTGGTGCCCGAACACAACGGACTGCTGTACGCCCCGGACTCGGTGCGCGAACTGCGGGTGGCGGTGGGGCGGCTGGCCCACAACCGCCAGGTGCGGGAGCGGATGGCGCGGGGCGCACGGCCCTCGGTGGAGCACCGTACGTGGGAGGCGGTCGGTGAGCAGCTGCTCGACCACTACCGGGCGGTGATCGCCTCCAGCGCGGAACTGGCCGCACGCGAGGCGGGGGCGGAAGGCGCACCGTCGGGTCCGAGGTGA
- a CDS encoding DUF6457 domain-containing protein, whose product MTLVEWAEAVRSELGLTGTEPLRKEDVDRVLDLARDAAHSVARPAAPLTTYLLGVAVGQGADPDEAAAALSRLALAQADEEDRA is encoded by the coding sequence GTGACCCTCGTGGAATGGGCCGAAGCAGTCCGAAGCGAACTGGGCCTGACCGGCACCGAACCGCTCCGCAAGGAGGACGTCGACCGGGTGCTCGACCTCGCCCGGGACGCCGCCCACTCCGTGGCCCGGCCCGCCGCGCCCCTCACCACCTACCTCCTGGGCGTGGCGGTGGGTCAGGGCGCGGACCCCGACGAGGCCGCGGCGGCCCTCAGCAGGCTCGCCCTGGCCCAGGCCGACGAGGAGGACCGCGCCTAG
- a CDS encoding alanine/glycine:cation symporter family protein, which translates to MDQLLEMASLASSIIWGPFVLIPLLFGVGLFLTVRLRLLQLFRLPHALWLAIVRRKEDDSVEGDISHYQALSTALAATVGVGNIAGAALAIGVGGPGALFWMWVVGFLGMATKYSEALLGVKFRRTDAKGEQSGGPMYYLKYGIPGGLGTTLGVAFAVFGAIAAFGIGNGTQANAVSQQITSITPLEPWMVGLALVVLAGAVILGGIKSIGRVASGLVPIMIVGYVGICLVILAVNWAAILPALQLVVTDAFTGTAATGGFAGAGIMLAIQQGFARGIFSNESGLGTGGIAAASAKTNQPVRQAMVSMTQTFIDTIIVVTMTCLVIITTGVWTDGQADGSLMTSNAVSEGLGAISPALAPAGAVIVAVAVAVFALTTLLGWAYYGERCMVFLGGRRLVLPYRLVFIAVIYVGSVASLDSVWLFSDIANGLMALPNLIGLLLLSPVIVAETRKFFAHPDWRDPDKVMEDVTKV; encoded by the coding sequence GTGGACCAACTGCTCGAAATGGCGAGCCTCGCCAGCAGCATCATCTGGGGGCCCTTCGTCCTCATTCCGCTGCTGTTCGGTGTCGGCCTGTTCCTCACCGTCCGTCTCCGGTTGCTCCAGCTCTTCCGCCTGCCGCACGCGCTGTGGCTCGCCATCGTCCGGCGCAAGGAGGACGACTCCGTCGAGGGCGACATCTCCCACTACCAGGCGCTGAGCACGGCCCTGGCCGCCACCGTCGGCGTCGGCAACATCGCCGGCGCCGCGCTCGCCATCGGCGTCGGCGGCCCCGGCGCGCTGTTCTGGATGTGGGTCGTCGGCTTCCTCGGTATGGCCACCAAGTACAGCGAGGCCCTCCTTGGCGTGAAGTTCCGCCGCACCGACGCCAAGGGCGAACAGAGCGGCGGCCCGATGTACTACCTCAAGTACGGGATCCCCGGCGGCCTGGGAACCACCCTGGGCGTGGCCTTCGCGGTCTTCGGCGCCATCGCCGCCTTCGGCATCGGCAACGGCACCCAGGCCAACGCCGTCTCGCAGCAGATCACCAGCATCACGCCGCTGGAGCCGTGGATGGTGGGCCTGGCGCTCGTGGTCCTGGCGGGCGCCGTCATCCTCGGCGGCATCAAGAGCATCGGCCGCGTCGCCTCCGGCCTCGTGCCGATCATGATCGTCGGCTACGTGGGCATCTGCCTGGTCATCCTGGCCGTCAACTGGGCCGCGATCCTCCCCGCGCTCCAGCTCGTGGTGACCGACGCCTTCACCGGCACCGCGGCCACGGGCGGCTTCGCCGGCGCGGGCATCATGCTCGCCATCCAGCAGGGCTTCGCCCGCGGCATCTTCTCCAACGAGTCGGGCCTGGGCACAGGCGGTATCGCCGCCGCCTCGGCCAAGACCAACCAGCCGGTCCGCCAGGCCATGGTCTCGATGACCCAGACCTTCATCGACACCATCATCGTGGTCACCATGACCTGCCTGGTCATCATCACCACCGGCGTCTGGACCGACGGCCAGGCGGACGGCTCGCTGATGACCAGCAACGCGGTCTCCGAGGGCCTGGGGGCGATCAGCCCCGCGCTCGCCCCGGCCGGCGCCGTCATCGTGGCCGTCGCGGTGGCCGTGTTCGCCCTCACCACCCTGCTCGGATGGGCCTACTACGGCGAGCGCTGCATGGTGTTCCTGGGCGGCCGCCGCCTGGTCCTGCCCTACCGCCTGGTGTTCATCGCCGTCATCTACGTGGGCTCGGTCGCCAGCCTGGACTCGGTCTGGCTGTTCAGCGACATCGCCAACGGCCTGATGGCCCTGCCCAACCTCATCGGCCTCCTGCTGCTGTCCCCGGTCATCGTGGCTGAGACGCGCAAGTTCTTCGCCCACCCCGACTGGAGGGACCCGGACAAGGTCATGGAGGACGTGACCAAGGTCTGA
- a CDS encoding ApeA N-terminal domain 1-containing protein — protein MGEFPIEESIGFFWVPKNQHSRRKKFDQRGYVHGTEEGQWALRTLEEDPMRSFLGSQEISHPSFISGITENGGVLLLDNTHRGRKSNFGGSKASVDSYRGNTIVTGVDPEVVTGPKIRSVSALFGGLSRWSGINAINTKDVTHPDGRLREVEIRLVSTEEESVKLLPSLELNVGSYWEYKLDGHIGSINAPVKFTIQSKQPKDSKVLTRPLYAIQNLINLAFQGHVVAERGFCEIPGYSPASKPKFWTRRLMQIPRGANPPKSMNEVPLFHLADIGGVPALRRWVNLSNSHPRPVQAITQHYRIGKTDPETRILEVASAIERWVAAHARSTKWAKKKNYQQGKKRICLKPLALAERVGGEFPEWVGDPEKWANQFWQEYNSIKHDSSHSNDPAIVSVLAEVGSTLLVCALLDRVSGNKKPSASVLNSHRMINLKEHVKAVLEI, from the coding sequence ATGGGAGAATTTCCTATTGAAGAATCAATTGGATTTTTTTGGGTTCCTAAAAATCAGCACAGCAGAAGAAAGAAATTTGATCAAAGAGGTTACGTTCATGGAACGGAGGAAGGACAGTGGGCGCTTAGAACTCTAGAAGAAGACCCCATGCGAAGCTTTTTGGGAAGTCAAGAAATTTCGCACCCTAGCTTCATATCAGGAATAACCGAAAATGGAGGAGTCCTGCTCCTGGACAATACGCATCGAGGGAGGAAATCCAATTTCGGAGGAAGTAAAGCTTCCGTTGATAGTTACCGGGGCAATACTATAGTTACCGGGGTGGATCCTGAAGTAGTCACTGGCCCAAAAATAAGATCCGTATCTGCCCTTTTTGGGGGTCTCTCTAGATGGTCCGGAATAAATGCGATTAACACAAAAGACGTGACCCATCCAGATGGGCGTCTTCGAGAGGTGGAGATCAGACTAGTCTCCACAGAGGAAGAGAGCGTGAAACTTCTTCCATCACTCGAACTAAACGTAGGCTCCTACTGGGAGTATAAACTTGATGGTCATATTGGAAGTATCAATGCGCCAGTTAAATTTACGATCCAGTCCAAGCAGCCCAAAGATTCTAAAGTTCTCACGCGGCCTCTCTATGCCATACAGAACCTAATAAACCTAGCCTTTCAAGGGCACGTGGTGGCGGAAAGGGGATTCTGTGAAATTCCTGGGTACTCCCCTGCTAGCAAGCCAAAGTTCTGGACACGCCGACTCATGCAGATTCCGAGGGGGGCGAACCCTCCAAAATCCATGAACGAGGTTCCTCTGTTTCATCTGGCAGATATCGGTGGAGTGCCAGCACTGCGCAGATGGGTGAATCTCAGCAATAGTCATCCGAGGCCAGTGCAAGCAATCACGCAGCACTATCGAATAGGTAAGACAGATCCGGAGACGAGAATCCTAGAAGTAGCATCAGCTATAGAACGATGGGTTGCGGCACATGCGCGATCAACAAAATGGGCGAAAAAGAAGAACTACCAACAAGGAAAAAAGCGCATCTGCCTAAAGCCACTCGCTCTGGCTGAGCGTGTTGGGGGGGAGTTTCCTGAATGGGTTGGAGACCCAGAAAAATGGGCCAATCAATTTTGGCAAGAATATAATAGCATAAAGCATGACTCCAGCCATTCAAACGATCCCGCCATTGTAAGCGTGCTTGCGGAAGTAGGCTCCACGCTCCTTGTGTGTGCACTTCTCGACAGGGTATCAGGAAACAAAAAACCGAGCGCGAGTGTCCTCAATTCACATCGAATGATCAACCTTAAGGAGCACGTAAAAGCAGTGCTTGAAATTTAA
- a CDS encoding NUDIX hydrolase, with product MVFNDDGQVLAIERDDDGRWVPPGGVLELHEDPRDGVAREVFEETGVKVRPGRLVGIYKNMPLGVVSMAIACTVESGEPQPSNEAKVARWISVDEARQRMPEARLVRVLDALRDDGPFIRCHDGTNLV from the coding sequence GTGGTGTTCAACGATGACGGCCAGGTCCTCGCGATCGAGCGCGACGATGACGGCCGATGGGTTCCACCCGGCGGCGTTCTGGAGCTTCACGAGGACCCGAGGGACGGGGTTGCGCGCGAGGTTTTCGAGGAGACCGGGGTGAAGGTCAGGCCGGGACGCCTGGTCGGGATCTACAAGAACATGCCACTCGGCGTGGTGAGCATGGCCATCGCTTGCACGGTCGAATCCGGAGAACCCCAACCATCGAATGAGGCGAAGGTGGCCCGCTGGATCAGCGTCGATGAGGCCCGTCAACGGATGCCCGAGGCCAGGTTAGTTCGTGTTCTGGACGCGCTACGAGACGACGGCCCGTTCATCCGCTGCCACGACGGCACGAACCTGGTGTGA
- a CDS encoding GntR family transcriptional regulator translates to MKFAEDEVFYRRIVDDIRAKIQRGDLKPGDKLPSFAEIAKEYEVSSTVIKNAVQALKTSGDIYGRQGKGTFVSSRKRAQRVRRIPFDRGKSTGSTFAQEMEKLGLEPSARLVKCEVEPASPEIADHLGVPAGTEVLVRQRHMSASGRPVQLATSHIPMTVAGSIDIAFPDVGPTEMYRRLGERGHRPVRFTEEITIRRPLQEEAEFLGVDGGLPVIVVTRTGIDAQGANVEATVNVLDAYAWSLVYEWEESQDD, encoded by the coding sequence ATGAAGTTCGCAGAAGACGAGGTCTTCTACCGGCGCATCGTGGACGACATCCGCGCGAAGATCCAGCGTGGGGACCTGAAGCCGGGAGACAAGCTGCCCTCCTTCGCCGAGATCGCCAAGGAGTACGAGGTCTCGTCCACGGTCATCAAGAACGCGGTCCAGGCACTCAAGACCTCCGGTGACATCTACGGCCGCCAGGGCAAGGGCACGTTCGTCAGCTCTCGGAAGAGGGCGCAGCGTGTCCGGCGCATCCCGTTCGACCGGGGCAAGAGCACAGGCAGCACCTTCGCCCAGGAGATGGAAAAGCTCGGGCTCGAACCGAGCGCGCGTCTGGTGAAGTGCGAGGTGGAGCCAGCGTCACCCGAGATCGCGGATCACCTCGGGGTACCTGCGGGCACCGAGGTCCTGGTTCGTCAGCGCCACATGAGCGCTTCGGGCCGCCCGGTCCAGCTGGCGACCTCCCACATCCCCATGACCGTCGCTGGAAGCATCGACATCGCCTTCCCTGATGTCGGTCCCACGGAGATGTACCGGCGTCTCGGGGAGCGAGGACACAGGCCGGTCAGGTTCACCGAGGAGATCACCATCCGCCGGCCTCTTCAGGAAGAGGCGGAGTTCCTCGGAGTCGACGGAGGGCTTCCGGTCATCGTGGTGACCCGGACGGGCATCGACGCGCAGGGCGCGAACGTTGAGGCGACGGTGAACGTCTTGGATGCCTACGCCTGGTCACTCGTCTACGAGTGGGAAGAGAGCCAGGATGACTGA
- a CDS encoding SCO3933 family regulatory protein yields the protein MRSIPVDTSQMVFIAAGSPRPKVKDRQTGEIKYNADGSPMWQLKVLAQVEDNDAETLLVSFPATNAITARLGTPLTVQGLTAIPWETNGRHGVAFSASSIAPLDLRRAAE from the coding sequence ATGCGAAGCATCCCCGTCGACACGTCTCAGATGGTCTTCATCGCGGCCGGTTCCCCGCGCCCCAAGGTCAAGGACCGCCAGACCGGCGAGATCAAGTACAACGCCGACGGCTCCCCGATGTGGCAGCTCAAGGTGCTCGCCCAGGTGGAGGACAACGACGCCGAGACGCTGCTGGTCAGCTTCCCGGCCACCAACGCCATCACCGCCCGTCTGGGCACCCCGCTGACCGTGCAGGGCCTGACCGCGATCCCCTGGGAGACCAACGGCCGCCACGGCGTGGCGTTCTCGGCCTCCTCGATCGCGCCCCTGGACCTGCGCAGGGCCGCTGAGTAA
- a CDS encoding FtsK/SpoIIIE domain-containing protein: MFPEILWAVPPAAAAVPLSAAAWHHWSPTTWSYGPGLVGSALRVHLTWEHVAQGCGLSHTRRKTKVKGGIQRVSVEKKPRLYRFRPTPFGFRVRARLHDGQTPDDYAQALTRLAHAWRVDSVRLRTSGPGWVELAASRRDPLGTVTNAGPLAANWELLKVRMGTLETGDPWIIDFRAVPHWLIMGATQSGKSTDINALVYQLAPQPVALAGLDLKGGVELTPYARRMSKLATTRTECAELLDDLMTMLTDRMTLCREAGVRNIWQLPEEARPTPVVTVVDEVAELYLMTDKSEKDEIARTSTLLLRNAQLGRAFGLYLVVAGQRVGSDLGPGVTALRAQITGRICHRVNDGETAKMALGDLAPDSLSAALKIPAEMPGVAVTVGADGRWYRGRSDLTTEQMAEEASAEFAHMAPAWDLLVAGEVRTTEDLVPVDAVDWDRLEEELS, from the coding sequence ATGTTCCCCGAGATTTTGTGGGCGGTGCCTCCGGCCGCCGCCGCGGTGCCGCTCTCGGCCGCCGCCTGGCACCACTGGTCGCCCACCACTTGGTCCTATGGCCCCGGCCTGGTCGGCTCTGCGCTGCGGGTCCACCTGACCTGGGAGCACGTCGCCCAGGGATGCGGCCTGTCGCACACCCGCCGCAAGACCAAGGTCAAGGGCGGTATCCAGCGGGTGAGCGTGGAGAAGAAGCCGCGCCTGTACCGGTTCCGCCCCACCCCGTTCGGGTTCCGCGTCCGCGCCCGGCTGCACGACGGGCAGACCCCCGACGACTACGCCCAGGCCCTGACCCGGCTCGCGCACGCCTGGCGGGTGGACTCGGTCCGGCTGCGCACCTCCGGCCCCGGCTGGGTGGAGCTGGCCGCCTCCCGACGTGACCCGCTGGGCACGGTGACCAACGCCGGACCGCTCGCCGCGAACTGGGAGCTGCTCAAGGTCCGCATGGGCACCTTGGAGACCGGTGACCCGTGGATCATCGACTTCCGCGCGGTCCCACACTGGCTGATCATGGGCGCCACCCAGTCGGGCAAGTCCACCGACATCAACGCCCTGGTTTACCAGCTCGCACCGCAGCCGGTGGCTCTGGCCGGGCTGGACCTCAAGGGTGGGGTGGAGCTGACCCCTTACGCCCGGCGTATGTCCAAGCTGGCCACGACCCGCACCGAGTGCGCGGAGCTGCTCGATGACCTGATGACCATGCTCACCGACCGCATGACGCTGTGCCGTGAGGCGGGGGTGCGCAACATCTGGCAGCTCCCCGAAGAGGCCCGGCCTACGCCGGTGGTGACCGTGGTCGATGAGGTCGCGGAACTCTACCTGATGACGGACAAGTCCGAGAAGGACGAGATCGCGCGCACCTCGACTCTGCTGCTGCGCAACGCCCAGCTCGGCCGCGCGTTCGGCCTGTACCTGGTCGTGGCCGGACAGCGGGTCGGCTCCGATCTCGGCCCGGGTGTGACGGCACTGCGCGCTCAGATCACCGGCCGCATCTGCCACCGGGTCAACGACGGCGAGACCGCCAAGATGGCGCTCGGTGACCTGGCTCCAGACTCGCTGTCGGCCGCGCTGAAGATCCCCGCCGAGATGCCCGGGGTCGCCGTGACCGTGGGAGCGGACGGGCGCTGGTACCGGGGACGGTCGGACCTGACCACGGAACAGATGGCCGAAGAGGCCTCCGCCGAGTTCGCCCACATGGCCCCGGCCTGGGACCTGCTCGTCGCGGGTGAGGTCCGCACGACCGAAGACCTCGTCCCGGTGGACGCCGTGGACTGGGACCGGTTGGAAGAGGAGCTGTCCTGA
- a CDS encoding DUF2637 domain-containing protein, which translates to MKRLASLSADWAPILVLAGIAAAGSFTHIRDLAEKSGQHGWMAWAVAVSIDLTCVMAARERQRDAARGVKDGVTWPTVVLVGAVVLTLAANLATAQPTVWGWIMAAVPAAAFLVAVSMLERRAAHSAPEPPEPAPAEPASSEREEFRVTEVHWQHTEPAPAPAPEPPPAPVAPVPQPAPAAVEQGHPLASYAAQLAQDYRVTHGREITVTALRSRLGVSETVAATLREQITT; encoded by the coding sequence GTGAAGCGACTGGCGTCACTGTCGGCGGACTGGGCTCCGATCCTGGTCCTGGCCGGAATCGCAGCCGCGGGCTCCTTCACCCACATCCGCGACCTGGCCGAGAAGTCCGGACAGCACGGGTGGATGGCCTGGGCCGTGGCGGTCTCCATCGACCTGACCTGCGTCATGGCCGCCCGGGAACGCCAGCGTGACGCTGCCCGGGGCGTCAAGGACGGGGTGACCTGGCCGACCGTGGTCCTGGTCGGCGCAGTGGTGCTGACCTTGGCCGCGAACCTGGCCACGGCCCAACCCACGGTGTGGGGCTGGATCATGGCCGCCGTTCCGGCCGCCGCGTTCCTGGTCGCGGTCTCGATGCTGGAACGCCGCGCCGCCCACTCGGCCCCGGAGCCGCCGGAGCCTGCGCCTGCTGAACCGGCTTCCTCCGAGCGTGAGGAGTTCCGGGTCACCGAGGTGCACTGGCAGCACACCGAACCCGCCCCGGCTCCCGCGCCCGAACCCCCGCCGGCCCCGGTGGCTCCCGTCCCGCAACCGGCCCCGGCCGCCGTGGAACAGGGTCACCCGCTGGCCTCCTACGCCGCCCAACTGGCGCAGGACTACCGCGTCACCCACGGCCGTGAGATCACCGTGACCGCGCTGCGCTCCCGCCTGGGGGTCTCCGAAACGGTGGCCGCGACCCTGCGCGAACAGATCACCACCTGA
- a CDS encoding DUF3307 domain-containing protein, producing the protein MTSHAFPAVFAAMTAAHHVGDYLLQNDHQAQHKMESWTANQAHVASYHLAQLAAIGLTSRALGLRLSPARLATGVAVSWVTHSVIDRRWPVRWWMTRTGSKGFYEAGGAPHVDQAMHHAALFASALIATSAPQDAR; encoded by the coding sequence ATGACATCTCACGCCTTCCCCGCTGTGTTCGCCGCGATGACGGCCGCGCACCACGTGGGTGACTACCTGCTTCAGAACGACCACCAGGCCCAGCACAAGATGGAGTCCTGGACCGCGAACCAGGCGCACGTGGCCAGCTACCACCTGGCTCAGCTCGCCGCCATCGGCCTCACCTCCCGCGCCTTGGGGCTGCGGCTCTCCCCGGCCCGGCTCGCCACCGGGGTCGCGGTGTCCTGGGTGACGCACTCGGTGATCGACCGCCGCTGGCCGGTGCGCTGGTGGATGACCCGTACGGGCTCCAAGGGCTTCTACGAGGCCGGGGGTGCTCCGCACGTGGACCAGGCCATGCACCACGCCGCCCTGTTCGCCTCCGCGCTCATCGCCACCAGCGCCCCCCAGGACGCCCGGTGA